DNA sequence from the Burkholderia pyrrocinia genome:
CTCATCACCGTCACGCCCTGCCGCTTCGCAGCGGCCGGCAGCGCGCCGTTCGACGACGCACGCGAATCGACGACCGTCACCTTCGCGCCGCACGCCTTCAGGTCGAGCGCGGTCTGGTACGCGCGGTCGTTGTTCGTGAACACGACCACGTTGCGGCCCGGCAGCACGCCGAAGCGATGCACGTAGGTGGACACGGCCGACGCGAGCATCACGCCCGGCAGGTCGTTGTTGCCGAACACGATCGGACGCTCGTGCGCGCCGGTCGCGAGGATCACGCGCTTCGCGCGGACCTTCCACAGCAGCTCGCGCGTGCCCTTGCGCATCGACACCGGCAGGTGATCGGTCAGGCGCTGCGTGACCGTCACGAGGTTGTGGTCCTGGTAGCCGAACGCGGTGCTGCGCGACAGGATCGTCACGTCGGGCAGCTTGCGCAGTTCGGCCTCGATCTTCTCGACCCACTGCAGCGCGGGCTTCGCGTCGATCTCGGCGCGGCACGACAGCAGGCTGCCGCCGAGCTCGCGCTGGTCGTCGACGAGGATCACGCGCGCGCCGGCCACGGCCGCCGCATGCGCGGCCGCGAGGCCCGACGGGCCGCCGCCGACGACGAGCACGTCGCAGTGCGCGTAGCACTTGTCGTAGCGATCGGCGTCGAGCGCCTCGGGCGCCTTGCCGAGGCCGGCCGCCTCGCGAATCTTCTCTTCGTACTTCGGCCACATCTTGCGCGGCCACATGAAGGTCTTGTAGTAGAAGCCGGCCGGCAGGAAGCGCGAGAGCTTCTGGTTGATCGCGTACTTGTCGTTCTCGAGCGTCGGCTCAGCGTTCACGCTGGTCGCGACGAGCCCCTGGTACAGCTCGATTTCGGTCGCGCGCGCGTTCGGCACCGTGTACGGGCCCGATTCGAGCTGCACGACGGCATTCGGTTCCGCGACGTCCGCGGTCACGATCCCGCGCGGACGGTGGTACTTGAAGCTGCGCGCGACGAAGTGCACGCCGTTCGCGAGTAGCGCGGACGCGAGCGTGTCGCCCTGGAAGCCCTGGTACGTGCGGCCGTTGAACGTAAACGTCAACGGAATCGCGCGATTGATGCGGCCACCGGTGCCGAGACGGTCTTTCTGGCTCATTTGCTCGTGCCCTCTTCGTGTGCGTTGCCGGCAGCTGCGCCGCTGATGGCAGCCCCGCCGAACGTTTCGTATCCCTTGATATCGTAGGTCACCGTGTCGCGCGTGGCCTTGAACCAGCGGCGGCAGCCCTGCGTGTGCAGCCATTGCTCCTTGTGCAGCCCGCGCTTGTTCTCGCGCATGAACACGTACTCGCCCCATTCGCGGTCGGTCATGTTCTCGTTGTTGACGGGGCGCACGATGTCGGCTTCGCCGCCGCACGAGAATTCGGATTCGGCGCGCGGCCCGCACCACGGACATTCGATCAGCAACATAAGGTTCTCCTCGTGGTGTTGGGGGTTAGTGCGCAACGGCTGCAGCGCCGTGCTCGTCGATCAGGTGGCCCGTGTAGAAGCGGTCGAGTGCGAACGGCGCGTTCAGCGGATGCGGTTCGTCGCGCGCGATCGTGTGCGCGAACACCCAGCCCGAGCCGGGCGTCGCCTTGAAGCCGCCGGTGCCCCAACCGCAGTTGAAATAGAGGCCCTTCACGTCGGTCTTGGTGATGATCGGGCACGCGTCCGGCGACACGTCGACGATGCCGCCCCACTGGCGGTTCATCCGCACGCGCGAGAACACCGGGAACATCTCGATGATCGCCTGCAGCGTGCTTTCGATGATGTGGAAGCTGCCGCGCTGGCCGAAGCCCGTGTACTGGTCGATGCCCGCGCCGATCACGAGGTCGCCCTTGTCGGACTGGCTGATATACGCGTGCACCGCATTCGACATGATCACCGAGTTGACGACCGGCTTGATCGGCTCGGACACCAGCGCCTGCAGCGGGTGGCTTTCGATCGGCAGGCGCACGCCGGCCATGTCGGCGAGCGTCGTCGTGTTGCCGGCCGCGACCACCGCGACCTTCTTCGCCTTGATGAAGCCCTTCACCGTATCGACGCCGACCACCGCGCCGCCTTCGCGGCGAATGCCCGTCACCTGGCAGTTCTGGATGATGTCGACCCCGGCGCGGTCCGCGCCGCGCGCGAAGCCCCAGGCCACCGCGTCATGGCGTGCAACGCCCGCACGGCGCTGGATCGATGCGCCGAGCACCGGATAGCGGCTGTTCAGGTTGATCGTCGGCTCGATTTCCTTGATCTGCGCGGGCGTCAGGAATTCGGCATCGACGCCGTTCAGCCGGTTCGCATTGACGCGGCGCTCGGTGTCGCGCACGTCCTGCAGCGTGTGCGCGAGGTTCATCACGCCGCGCTGGCTGAACATCACGTTGTAGTTCAGGTCCTGCGACAACCCTTCCCACAGCTTCATCGCCTTCTCGTACAGCGCGGCCGATTCGTCCCACAGATAGTTCGAGCGCACGATCGTCGTGTTGCGCGCGGTGTTGCCGCCGCCGATCCAGCCCTTCTCGAGGATCGCGACGTTCGTGATCCCGTGTTCCTTCGCGAGGTAGTAAGCGGTCGCGAGGCCGTGGCCGCCGCCGCCGACGATCACGACGTCGTATTCCTTCTTCGGTTCCGGGCTCTTCCACT
Encoded proteins:
- a CDS encoding sarcosine oxidase subunit delta, with the translated sequence MLLIECPWCGPRAESEFSCGGEADIVRPVNNENMTDREWGEYVFMRENKRGLHKEQWLHTQGCRRWFKATRDTVTYDIKGYETFGGAAISGAAAGNAHEEGTSK
- a CDS encoding sarcosine oxidase subunit beta family protein, with the protein product MSRYSIFSLFRNGLSYHENWEKQWKSPEPKKEYDVVIVGGGGHGLATAYYLAKEHGITNVAILEKGWIGGGNTARNTTIVRSNYLWDESAALYEKAMKLWEGLSQDLNYNVMFSQRGVMNLAHTLQDVRDTERRVNANRLNGVDAEFLTPAQIKEIEPTINLNSRYPVLGASIQRRAGVARHDAVAWGFARGADRAGVDIIQNCQVTGIRREGGAVVGVDTVKGFIKAKKVAVVAAGNTTTLADMAGVRLPIESHPLQALVSEPIKPVVNSVIMSNAVHAYISQSDKGDLVIGAGIDQYTGFGQRGSFHIIESTLQAIIEMFPVFSRVRMNRQWGGIVDVSPDACPIITKTDVKGLYFNCGWGTGGFKATPGSGWVFAHTIARDEPHPLNAPFALDRFYTGHLIDEHGAAAVAH